In Microtus ochrogaster isolate Prairie Vole_2 linkage group LG9, MicOch1.0, whole genome shotgun sequence, the following are encoded in one genomic region:
- the LOC101992621 gene encoding olfactory receptor 8H1-like gives MNTWNHTSKPDFILLGLTDSKDLQLVLSVVFLLIYLVTVLGNIGMMLIICLDVQLHTPMYFFLIHLSFVDLSYSTDITPKTLENLLTSNKSISFRDCFAQMYIFILLAGTECFLLCSMAYDRYIAICKPLHYPTIMSSRCCLALLTGSYMIGTVDSSVTVFAMNTLYFCKSNVIYHFYCDTSPLLYLSCSDTNGVEIIIFIFAGSTLLVSLITISVSYMFVLSAILKINSTSGKQKAFSTCASHLLGVTVFYSTLIFIYLKPSKSYSLGKDQVASVFYTIVIPMLNPLIYSLRNKEVKGAVVRLVKKKQGSR, from the coding sequence ATGAACACCTGGAATCACACAAGTAAACCAGACTTCATCCTCTTGGGACTGACAGATTCCAAAGATCTCCAGCTGGTACTCTCTGTGGTGTTTCTCCTGATATACCTGGTCACTGTTTTAGGGAACATAGGCATGATGCTGATTATTTGTCTAGATGTCCAGCTGCACACTCCAATGTATTTCTTCCTTATCCATCTGTCATTTGTTGACCTCAGTTACTCTACTGACATCACACCTAAAACCTTAGAGAACCTGCTGACTTCAAACAAGAGTATTTCCTTCAGAGATTGTTTTGCCCAAATGTACATTTTTATCCTTTTGGCAGGCACTGAATGTTTTCTGCTTTGCtcaatggcctatgaccgctacaTAGCTATCTGCAAACCTTTACATTATCCTACCATTATGTCTTCACGATGCTGTCTTGCCCTCCTTACTGGGTCCTACATGATTGGAACTGTGGATTCCTCTGTCACTGTGTTTGCCATGAATACACTATATTTCTGCAAGTCCAACGTCATCTATCATTTTTATTGTGATACATCTCCACTTTTATATCTGTCCTGCAGTGACACAAATGGAGttgaaataattatattcatttttgcaGGTTCAACCCTTCTTGTTTCCCTTATCACAATATCTGTATCCTATATGTTTGTTCTTTCTGCTATTTTGAAGATCAATTCCACTTCAGGAAAGCAAAAAGCCTTCTCCACTTGTGCCTCTCACCTCCTTGGAGTCACTGTCTTTTACAGCACtctgatctttatttatttaaaaccgAGTAAGTCCTACTCCCTGGGAAAGGACCAAGTAGCTTCTGTGTTTTACACCATTGTGATCCCTATGCTGAACCCACTCATTTATAGTCTCAGGAACAAAGAAGTGAAAGGTGCTGTTGTTAGATTAGTGAAGAAGAAACAAGGATCCAGGTAG